The following DNA comes from Streptomyces sp. NBC_00273.
CTTGACGTACTGGGTGGTGATCTCCAGCAGGTGCTCGGCGGCGGCGATGCCGGCCATCGCGATGCCCATCCGCTCCTGCGCGAGATTGGTCATCAGGTGGACGAAGGCGCCGTTCAGCTCGCCGAGCAGGTTCTCCTTCGGGACGCGTACGTCGTTGAAGAACAGCTCGGCGGTGTCCTGGGACTTCTGTCCGATCTTGTCGAGGTTGCGGCCGCGCTCGAAGCCCTCCGCGCCGCGCTCGACGACCAGCAGCGACAGGCCGTGCGCCCCGCCCTCCGGGGTGGTCTTGGCGACCACGATCACCAGGTCGGCGAGGATGCCGTTGGAGATGAAGGTCTTGGAGCCGTTCAGCACCCAGTGGTCGCCGCGGTCCTCGGCGGTGGTCCGGATCCCCTGGAGGTCGGAGCCCGCGCCCGGCTCCGTCATCGCGATGGCGGTGATGGTCTCCCCGGAGCAGAAGCCGGGCAGCCAGCGGCGCTTCTGCTCCTCGGTGGCGAGCGAGGTCAGGTAGGGCCCGATGATGTCGTTGTGCAGGCCGATGGCCAGCCCGGGGGCGCCCGCGCGGGTGAACTC
Coding sequences within:
- a CDS encoding acyl-CoA dehydrogenase family protein, yielding MQRRIFDADHEAFRETVRTFLSKEVLPHYEQWEKDGIVSREAWRAAGRQGLLGLAVPEEYGGGGNTDFRYAAVIAEEFTRAGAPGLAIGLHNDIIGPYLTSLATEEQKRRWLPGFCSGETITAIAMTEPGAGSDLQGIRTTAEDRGDHWVLNGSKTFISNGILADLVIVVAKTTPEGGAHGLSLLVVERGAEGFERGRNLDKIGQKSQDTAELFFNDVRVPKENLLGELNGAFVHLMTNLAQERMGIAMAGIAAAEHLLEITTQYVKEREAFGRPLAKLQHIRFEIAEMATEVAVTRTFLDRCITDHSNGELDHVHASMAKWWATELQKRVADRCLQLHGGYGYMTEYRVARAFTDGRIQTIYGGTTEIMKEIIGRSLLG